From the genome of Chroicocephalus ridibundus chromosome 1, bChrRid1.1, whole genome shotgun sequence, one region includes:
- the ZCRB1 gene encoding zinc finger CCHC-type and RNA-binding motif-containing protein 1, which translates to MSGGLAPSKSTVYVSNLPFALTNNDLYRIFSKYGKVVKVTIMKDKDTRKSKGVAFILFLDKESAQNCSRALNNKQLFGRVIKASIAIDNGRAAEFIRRRNYFDKSKCYECGEAGHLSYACPKNMLGEREPPKKKEKKKRKKIVEPEEIEEEEESEEEGEDPALDSLSQAIAFQQAKIEEEQQRWTQTAGESSISDDSKRPRIKKSAYFSDEEELSD; encoded by the exons ATGAGTGGTGGGTTGGCACCAAGCAAAAGTACGGTGTATGTGTCCAATTTACCCTTTGCTTTGACAAACAACGATCTATACAGG atattttcaaaGTATGGCAAAGTTGTCAA AGTTACTATTATGAAAGACAAAGACACCAGGAAGAGCAAAGGagttgcctttattttgtttttggaTAAAGAATCTGCACAAAACTGTTCTCGGGCACTTAATAACAAACAG TTGTTTGGAAGAGTAATAAAAGCAAGTATTGCCATTGATAATGGAAGAGCAGCAGAATTCATTCGCAGGCGTAACTACTTTGATAAGTCTAAGTGTTACGAATGTGGG gaAGCAGGACACTTAAGTTATGCTTGTCCTAAAAATATGCTAGGAGAGCGggagccaccaaaaaaaaaagaaaagaagaagagaaagaaaatagttgAGCCAGaagaaat tgaggaggaagaagaaagtgaagaggaaggagaagacccTGCTCTAGATAGCCTCAGCCAAGCCATAGCTTTTCAG CAAGCCAAAATTGAGGAAGAGCAACAAAGATGGACGCAGACTGCAGGGGAATCTTCAATTTCAGATGATTCAAAACGTCCACGGATAAAGAAAAGTGCTTATTTCAGTGATGAGGAAGAACTTAGTGATTGA